One stretch of Arachis hypogaea cultivar Tifrunner chromosome 20, arahy.Tifrunner.gnm2.J5K5, whole genome shotgun sequence DNA includes these proteins:
- the LOC112786203 gene encoding protein FAR1-RELATED SEQUENCE 5-like gives MVDLSEETNELMITMIPPWKEDCQLISQNMKKTQIAQHNSTLITFSRPIIAKKVPKLGMEFDTVLEAKDFWKSYGGMMGFDVRQLYANKCKLDNSVSSFRLICAKEGQRRPDKRDHLTKQPLAETRTSCQVRMSLKFARDIKKYVICDLELNHNHILQIPETSHMMPSQRKISEVQALQIDLADEAGIRPKETHELTSLQAGGKDVLGYTKQDQKNYLRSKRKQDLAYGEAGSLLKYSHRQLLNNPSFQYAIQLDNEEKITNIFWADARMVIDYAIFGDVITFDTTYCTNKEIRPLGVFCGFNHHREIVIFGAALLYDESKESFMWLFESFLEAHMQKKPKTIFTDQDPATASALVEKMPETYDGLCVWHIMQNAIRHLGNKLKDGSFILRDFKACMYNSEDQFQFQESWDALLQRYKVEDNSWLKSIYKVKEKWAHCYMKKVCTIGMRSTQLSESFNSDLKDFMRSSLDIIHFLKQFERVVGGKRYKELQAEYNARQKLPRLKMIHSPLLKHAAQSSAAYIVSRTENNQISEYQVAYIVSPQLAQQPSM, from the exons ATGGTAGATTTATCAGAAGAAACAAATGAGTTGATGATCACAATGATACCACCATGGAaag AAGATTGTCAATTGATTtctcaaaacatgaaaaaaacCCAAATTGCACAACACAATTCTACATTAATTACTTTTTCCAG gCCAATTATAGCAAAAAAAGTACCAAAATTAGGCATGGAATTTGACACAGTACTAGAAGCTAAAGACTTCTGGAAAAGTTATGGTGGAATGATGGGTTTTGATGTTCGACAATTGTATGCAAATAAATGCAAGCTTGATAATTCTGTAAGTAGTTTTAGACTTATTTGTGCAAAGGAAGGCCAACGAAGACCAGATAAACGGGATCATTTAACAAAGCAACCTCTCGCCGAGACTAGAACAAGTTGTCAAGTAAGAATGTCACTCAAGTTTGCTCgagatataaaaaaatatgtgattTGTGACCTTGAGTTAAATCACAATCATATTTTGCAAATTCCGGAAACCAGTCATATGATGCCATCACAAAGAAAGATTTCAGAAGTACAAGCATTGCAAATAGATTTGGCAGATGAAGCTGGCATAAGACCAAAGGAAACTCATGAACTAACAAGTTTACAAGCTGGTGGTAAAGATGTCCTTGGATATACCAAACAAGACCAAAAGAACTATCTTCGAAGCAAACGAAAGCAAGACTTGGCCTATGGCGAAGCAGGTAGTTTATTAAAGTATTCTCATCGACAACTACTTAATAATCCCTCATTTCAATATGCTATACAGTTAGATAAcgaagagaaaataacaaatattttttgggCTGATGCAAGAATGGTTATTGATTATGCTATCTTTGGTGATGTAATCACATTTGACACTACATACTGCACAAACAAAGAAATTAGACCATTGGGTGTTTTTTGTggattcaatcaccatcgagaaATAGTAATATTTGGCGCTGCTCTTTTGTATGACGAATCAAAAGAATCTTTTATGTGGTTATTTGAATCATTTTTGGAAGCTCACATGCAAAAAAAGCCTAAAACTATTTTCACTGATCAAGATCCTGCAACGGCAAGTGCTTTGGTAGAAAAAATGCCTGAAACATATGATGGATTATGTGTCTGGCATATTATGCAAAATGCTATTCGACATTTAGGGAATAAGTTGAAAGATGGTTCTTTTATCTTGAGAGATTTCAAAGCTTGTATGTATAATTCTGAAGATCAGTTTCAATTTCAAGAGTCATGGGATGCATTGCTTCAAAGATACAAAGTGGAAGACAATTCTTGGTTGAAGAGTATTTATAAAGTGAAGGAAAAATGGGCTCATTGCTATATGAAGAAGGTGTGTACTATTGGAATGCGAAGCACTCAACTTAGTGAAAGTTTTAACAGTGATTTGAAAGATTTTATGCGGTCAAGTTTAGACATAATACATTTTCTCAAACAGTTTGAGCGAGTTGTTGGTGGCAAGCGATACAAAGAGCTACAAGCTGAATACAATGCAAGACAAAAGCTTCCTAGACTTAAGATGATTCACTCGCCGTTATTGAAGCATGCTGCACAG AGTTCTGCTGCATATATTGTTTCTCGTACAGAGAACAATCAAATATCTGAATATCAAGTTGCATATATTGTTTCTCCGCAGTTGGCCCAACAACCGTCAATGTGA